Proteins encoded in a region of the Capra hircus breed San Clemente chromosome 3, ASM170441v1, whole genome shotgun sequence genome:
- the RPF1 gene encoding ribosome production factor 1, whose protein sequence is MAKAGDKSGGSGKKGLKRKAATEEAQEAAVGEDGTTESGVQPPKTAAFPPGFSISEIKNKQRRHLMFTRWKQQQRKEKLAAKKKLKKEREALGDKAPPKPVPKTIDNQRVYDETIVDPNDEEVAYDEATDEFASYFNRQTSPKILITTSDRPHGRTVRLCEQLSTVIPNSHVYYRRGLALKKIIPQCISRDFTDLIVINEDRKIPNGLILSHLPSGPTAHFKMSSVRLRKEIKRRGKDPTEHIPEIILNNFTTRLGHSIGRMFASLFPHNPQFIGRQVATFHNQRDYIFFRFHRYIFKSEKKVGIQELGPRFTLKLRSLQKGTFDSKYGEYEWVHKPREMDTSRRKFHL, encoded by the exons ATGGCGAAGGCCGGAGACAAGAGCGGCGGCAGCGGAAAGAAAGGCCTGAAACGCAAAGCCGCTACTGAAGAAGCTCAGGAGGCTGCAGTCGGTGAGGATGGGACGACGGAAAGCGGGGTACAACCCCCAAAGACGGCTGCCTTTCCTCCAGGATTCAGCATTTCGGAAATTAAGAACAAACAGCGGCGACACTTAATGTTCACGCGGTGGAAACAGCAGCAGCGGAAG GAAAAGTTGGCAGCtaagaaaaaacttaaaaaagagagagaggctctTGGTGATaag gcTCCACCAAAGCCTGTACCCAAGACTATTGACAACCAGCGAGTGTATGATGAAACCATAGTAGATCCTAATGATGAAGAG gTTGCTTATGATGAAGCTACAGATGAATTTGCTTCTTACTTCAACAGACAGACTTCTCCCAAGATTCTCATCACTACGTCAGATAGACCTCATGGG agaACAGTACGACTCTGTGAACAGCTCTCTACAGTTATACCAAATTCGCATGTTTATTACAGAAGAGGACTGGCtctgaaaaaaattattccaCAGTGCATCTCAAGAGATTTCACAGACCTGATTGTTATTAATGAAGATCGTAAAATACCAA ATGGATTAATTCTGAGTCACCTGCCCAGCGGCCCAACCGCTCACTTTAAAATGAGCAGTGTTCGTCTGCGTAAAGAAATAAAG AGAAGAGGCAAAGACCCAACAGAACACATACCAGAAATAATTTTGAACAATTTTACAACACGACTGGGTCACTCTATTGGACGTATGTTTGCATCTCTCTTTCCCCATAATCCTCAGTTTATTGGAAGGCAGGTTGCCACATTCCACAATCAACGGGATTATATCTTCTTCAGATTTCACAG atacaTATTCAAGAGCGAAAAGAAAGTGGGAATTCAGGAACTGGGACCACGTTTTACCTTAAAATTAAGATCTCTTCAGAAAGGAACCTTTGATTCTAAATATGGAGAATACGAATGGGTCCATAAG CCCCGGGAAATGGATACAAGTAGaagaaaattccatttataa